The Cryptomeria japonica chromosome 9, Sugi_1.0, whole genome shotgun sequence DNA segment TCTATAATTAAAATTGAATGGAAGATtgaaaaatttatcaaaattaaatttaaaataaaaactagataaatatattaaattttattgtaATACACCTTATATTGATATGACTCTATCTAcataataaaaatatagaataatcCTAGATACTATTAACGATCTataaatcaaatcattcaacatcATTAACCTAAAGGCATATCTCTTACCTATTACTAATAGAGGAATAAATCTATTGTTTATTCTTCCTTTATTTCCTTACATAGAAATCTACTTTCTTCTCCCCTCCTTAATCATGACCACTAGCTAAGAATTATAGTCCCGAGAAGAAGTCGACGACATAGTTGAAACCTCAACAAATATGATATCCTCCCTTGTACGTCATCAAATAGAGAGCTGCTTCTGAACGTCAAGAATGGCCTGAGCGGAGAGCCTGAGCTGCTGGGTCTCCTCCTCAGTCAAGTGAAAATTCACAGCACTAAGAACCCCTCTTCTTCCAATCAACGAAGGCAGGCTAAGAAAAACCTCATCTTCAATCCCATGAAACCCCTTCGCCAACACAGACACCGGGTGTATTCTCCTCTGGTTACGCAGCAAACTCTTGACCAAGTTAGCAGCTGAATACCCAATGGCCCAACAAGTGTACCCCTTGAGCTCAATAACCTCATAAGCACTATCAACAACAGCCCGATGAATAGCCTCCAAGTGGTGCTTCTCATAAGGGATCTCCTGCTTATTCAAAAACCCAAGCACCGGCATACCTCCAACACTAATGGACGACCACAGCGCCACGGAACTATCCCCGTGTTCCCCAACAATGTACGCCTCAACGTCCTGCGCATTAACATCGAGATGCTCAGCTATCATGAAGCAGAACCGTGAAGAATCCAGATTGGTGCCGCTTCCAATCACCCTATTCGATGGGAACCCCGAGAGCTTCCAGGCCACGTAGGTCAGAATGTCCACCGGGTTTGACACCACCAGGAGTATGGCCTCCGGGCTGTGCTTCACCACCTGCGGAACGATACTCTTGAAAAGCTGCACGTTCCGTTCAACCAGCGACAACCGGGACTCCCCTTCCCGTTGCCGTGCACCCGCCGTGATTATGCAGACGTCCGAACTGGCAGAGACGGTATAGTCGCTACCCGCCACGATCTTCGTCCGCGGAAGAAAGGCGGCGGCGTGTTGCAGGTCCAGCATTTCGCCCCTTAGTTTTTCTGCATCCACGTCTACCAAGGCTAACTCACTGGTGAGCTCCTGGGTGAGAATCGTTTGCGCCACCGCCATTCCCACATTTCCCACGCCCACTACTGTGATCTTTGTGTTTCCGTTATTCGGATGCAGTGGCTCTGCACCTTCGATTGGCTTGAAGAAGGTGCTGGCTATGTCTATGCCCAAATCGCCTGAACTCATTCTTTTTCGACCCTTCTCCATCTTGTTCGGTTTCTTCAGACTTGAGTCTCGCTTAATATAGTCATCGGTTGCCTCGAGTTCAAGGAAAACATAGCGGCGAATCTCACCATTGCATGTTCGTTTCTAGAAGTGGGTAGCAGATAATGGAATAAGTCTTTGTATTAAAACCGCCTTTTAGCCCCCTGATTGCCATTATAAACCACCTAGAAGCTTGCTTCATGTGCTGAAACTTCATATGGGTGCCGTCAGATCGTAATGAGTGAATTGACCAACTGAAATACCTAATCGAGAATGCTGAACTGGTCATCCAAACAGCCGCCTCCAAAACGACATATTGTTTTGCTTCCTTTCCAGGCAAGTTTTCTTTCTTGGCGACTCATTAATGTCTTTGTTCAAGGTAACACCAGGATGGGAAAAAACTGACATAGGGAAAGATTGAGATTTGTACGTAACTTGAAGCACCTTTCACAGAGATTTTTAGCCGGTAGGCTATTATAATGGGCAACCTCTATCCAGCACCGAAAATTTACTATTGACTGTATTTAATAATTAGTTGGAAAAACAAATTCctgtattttatttttaattatttaagaaacagGAACAAATGGTAAATCTGGGTGCTGCATAGACAATGGCATTATAATGTGGGCTTTGCCAGGAATTGTCTCACGCTCACCCGGAAAAGATTTTGATGCTATCCCGCTAAAATCAATGAAATCCCGATGACAgtaaaaacaattaatgtttcaAACGTCAGTAAAAGTATTAACTTCCATTCGTCTGCCATTTCCAACATGTGTCgttttgccttgttttattaacgCATTATAACCGTCTGACGGGGCCCGGTTATTCCGGAGGGAGAGGCGGGAGCGACGAGATTATAAAAGTTGTGCCCCTCGGAGTGGATTACTCACAAGCCATACGGGTTTAATGTGGATGtaattaaatataaaacatttaataaatttttttacatatatattggaataattataatttataatagtttataaaatattaaataatttaaaaatttattttatcatAAACATAAATATTAAAAGACTGCATTGACATAAGACATGGATTTAAAAAATTGCAAATACAATGAGAGGCGAGGGTAAATTTCCTTTAAATTGTTTGTTAGAGAGGTAAAAGTTATTATTTAATTTGAGATCAATTATTGAATTATATGTGTTTgtatgtttttatatatattggtgtagtttttgatgaataggcattctctattaattataaatattaaagtATATATTCACAAAGAAAGGccaggggatacaagatcaccccgcgaGAGTCACACGACAAGATGCCGGAGTAAAAAACAAagatattcataaaaaaaattcctcAAGCAGCCAAAGCAAAGGTAGCCGAGGGAGGAGGAtctggatcatctttcttgccccatacatcagtgGGGTTAGGAGTCGGGTCTAGCATAGACCACCCATCTTCAGggtaaataggatctccattctaaAAGCATGCCATATATGGGAAAACTTGAAGGAGATTCTAGGCGAATCGCCCAGAAGAgacatatgccaagaaaagggctcaggccgaaaaggccaaaagaaatcatggatccaaCTCCAGTACTGTTGAGCTCTTATACAAAACTGaaaaatgtgcataaaagtttctggGTAACCACAAAAAGGGCATTGGGGATCAGGAACCCTCaaatgcttaagtctggaacccaaaggcAGCCCTTAATAAAgcacacaccaagcaaagtgtgaAATCTTGGGTTTAGTGGTGGCGGACAAGACAACAAGAAACCCGAGTCTCCAGGAATTCTGATAAGACTACAAGTGCCACCGCTGTttgagaatatggaccataggcaagtggggaaccaaccagagataacccattttgggtttgtagttggtgaaaggagtccaaggataccacttccaatctttccaccaaggtctgaAAGACTGAATACCAAGCTTATGTAACAAATCTGAGGATAAGGTCGAAACCAGAAGGTCATAAGTTTGTCGATCTAATCGAGATAGACGAAACTGGACCTAGAGGTCATCCCATGATCAGAGACTCATAAAAGCTCTGGAAAATAGATCCTTAGGTGTTCGAAGGCCACATTTGTGAAAATGCAGACCACTAACACCCTGGATGTTGGCTAGCGGTAACCCTTGCACTTGAAAAAGAGGAGACCActagaggttgtgttgattcatggagatcccatCACAAAAACCATCACCCGCCCATGAAGCCAAGGCTTGATATCTTCCCAATCAGGCTAGATGcttttaacaacaaaagtaccATGGATCTGAACAGGGTCTTTCATAATGAGCAGGGTTTGAAAACCTATCCCCTTCCAAGTTGGCCTATTgttaggaaattttgaagaaatgcaATGTCGAAGAAGGATTTTTCAAGCCTCGTCGCCATAAAAAAGGTTCAGATTATCCATTTAACACATAAGGCAAGCCCTTGTTTCTGGGTAGAAATAAGGTCGAGCCCTCCAAACTCCTTGGGTAGACAACAATACTCCCAAGCGACTCTATGGAAACCTTGATGGTCGGACCTAGAGGCCCAAAGAAAAGCCCACAGAAGTATTTCCATCTTAatgtaagaggccttagaaggagcccaacatgaagagtaatagacatgGGTGGTAGCCAAAaccttcaaacaaatttgaaatttaccagctagagagagaggcttggtaatccaataggccaactttttctcaatcctgggtaaaacaacattccaaagatccaTAGGTGAAGCTTGAAAGGCAACCCAGAAAGCAAAAAAATTtgccatgatgaagccatttccagtCATATTGAAGAATCCAAGGCGGGGTAGGAAGAAAAGACTACCTATAACATTgcgtcttgtgccattgaatggtcGAGCCAGAAGCCAAGAAAAAGGTCTCCAGACATTGGAGAGCGGTGTgtatattatcttcttcctcaatgagagtgaggaaGGAGTCATTTTCAAAATGACCactgacaagttgagaaggtgactcaggTAGGGAGATACCATAGACATGCCCCACAGagatagcattagcaagtaagtatCTAAACCTCTCTGTCGTAAGAACATATAAAGTAGGAGCCAGAGGACATCCCTGGTGAATGGATCTGAAAAGGCCGAAAGCCTCAGATAGATGACCATTAATGGTGATATAGGCTTAGGCATCCCCAAATAACATCTGGACAGATTGAATGAATCTGGGGCCGAAGCCAAGAGGTTTGAGCATAGCCAAAATAATTGGCCACTCAATGCGATCATATGCCTTAGCGAAGTCAATCTTAAGGAAGATTTCCCACTTCTTGGAGCATCTGCCtagtccatcccttcccaaacaacaataatattatccaAAATAAACCTGGACTTGATAAATCCAGTTTGCTTCAGATGAACAATCAGAGGcaggagatgacaaatcttgagaGCCAAGACTTTGGCAGTGATCTTATAcgagacattgagcaaggtaataggcctccaattgcaaatgtcctccGGGTCCCAAGCCTtagggataaatttgatgttacCCCAGTTAAGCATCGCTCTCGGGGATGGGAGTGAAAATATTCAAGGTAGACCTTATGAAGGtcaggaccaacacaaggccaaagggaTTTGTAGAACTTGCAGGGGAAACCATCACACCCAAGGGCTTTATCATCCGTCGTAGAAAAAAATGACTTCCTTGAGATCATATATGGTCAGTAAGAGATCATAGAAGGTCTGCTGAGACTCAAAAAGCCATTTGGGAACAATAGCAAAGCAATCTTGCAAAGCTTGAGCTCTGGCCGGAGAGTCTCCCTATGTTGTGAATACCTTCTTATAATGACGGACAAAATCTTGTAGAATATCAAGCAGCTCGGTGAGAGCAACATGcccttcttttattttcttaatccCTACAGAGGTATGACGGGTGCACAAAGGCAGGAAAAATTCTTTGGAGGCCCTATCGCCTACCTTGAGCCAATGTAACCTGGCTTTAATTTGAGCTTCTTTGACAGAATAGCTATTTGGAACTTGTTTTTGATGATGAAGTTGGGCTAATCGAAGTTGTAGATTAGTATCAAAAGGATTCAAGCCCAAGGATTCTATGGTAGCACAAAGATCTTTGGTGGTCGTGTCATATGACCGCTTGCGGTACATGGCAAGCTGTCTACCATAAATGTGCATAAACCTCACAAACCAAGCAATAGCGTCATTCCACCACAcaatccaaccagtgtgatgatgaggccttggttataaattccaaaccctttgaatgtgggccatcgtGGCTTGATGATGTAGGAGAGATGTGTTGAGGTAGAACTACATCTTGGAAGGACATTGCCTAGCTGGctgccattcaatgctaaactttatggggaagtgatcAGACAACGTCACATCAACGAGAGGAGTGACGAGAGATCTTGatctttagaaaaagaaaaaaaagtttgCGCATTTATCATAGCACAATCAAGCCTTTTAAATATTCTGTCAGAGTCAACTCTGAAATTAGACCAAGTATGCCAGACCCCACCAAGGAAGTGACGGTTTGTGTTGGGGTTGAAAAGACCCAACTTATTACGTATATAGTACCAGGCTTCCCTCTTGCCAGCTGTCCATCGAAAAGGCAAAATTTTGTCCTTATTAgtcgccacctcaaccatattgaagtccccacacatgacccaagttgtAGGTGGTAGATTGTCAGCAATCCAACACCATATAGGTGTGATCTATCAACCACATCATTGGGATCAGAAACATTAACAATCCCAACAGAATGATTATCAATTGACAGCAAAACCCATACAATGTGATGCATGGGATGAAAATCGTGAGAAATAACTATAGAGAGCCAATGAGGTGAAATGAGAGTAGCAACTCCAACTCGACTAGCTTCATGCTAGGAAGAAAAAACAAGGCTATCCAGCCAAATAAAATGGTATGCAATAGTGagcatgaaaccaacaattttaaCTTCCTAAAGGCATAGAACATCCAGGCCTACAACATGTTGATGAACATCTCAAACATAATACTTTCTGGTGAGGTTTGTGAGAcctcgaacattccatgagatgtaattcataaAAAATCTTGCATATCATCCtcgtccccaagagaggagaagctattgcaCAAAAAATCTGAACTAAGACTGGGAAGAGAGTCCCCATCAGAAATAACTCATCATTTTTTTGAACCACCATCTGCAATCTCAGCGCGCCCAAAAGGGCTACGAGAACGAAGGAGAGAGTGTGGAGCAAAAATCACAAATGCAACTTGAGGAGTGCGAACCCATGGGGGTTGAGCGACACCCTTAGAAGAATCCTTCCCCTGCTGGTCAGGGTTTGAACTCGAAGCAGATGATGTAGAGACCGCCTAGGCACACGATGTCTACGTAGGAGGCTCCATCGTTGGCTGAGAACTTGAACTGACGTTTGGCTTTTGGGCTGAATCCATAGAGTTTTTGTCTTTGTGAACTACAATGGTCCATTCATCCTTGTTAGCTCCCTCCATAGGTCAAGAGTCAGTCTCCTTAATAAGGGGTTTTATTTTCAGAATAGCCAAGGGACAATCCCTGATTTTGTATTCTGCCGACTGGCACCGACAACAAgtgttgggaaggttcaaataaagcaccttTTGGGTGAAGGTATTGCCTCCCACTTGAATATAAATAGTTTCTTTTAGGTCGCGTGAAAGGTCGGCCTCAACTTAGACCCTCTTTTTAGGTTGAGCATTAAAAAATGTTTTGGTTCAAGGCAAATAACTTTGCCAACAGACTGAG contains these protein-coding regions:
- the LOC131042861 gene encoding L-lactate dehydrogenase B-like — protein: MAVAQTILTQELTSELALVDVDAEKLRGEMLDLQHAAAFLPRTKIVAGSDYTVSASSDVCIITAGARQREGESRLSLVERNVQLFKSIVPQVVKHSPEAILLVVSNPVDILTYVAWKLSGFPSNRVIGSGTNLDSSRFCFMIAEHLDVNAQDVEAYIVGEHGDSSVALWSSISVGGMPVLGFLNKQEIPYEKHHLEAIHRAVVDSAYEVIELKGYTCWAIGYSAANLVKSLLRNQRRIHPVSVLAKGFHGIEDEVFLSLPSLIGRRGVLSAVNFHLTEEETQQLRLSAQAILDVQKQLSI